The following are from one region of the Candidatus Eisenbacteria bacterium genome:
- a CDS encoding tetratricopeptide repeat protein has translation MKLNAEVDTATSAHYRVRSYPTVLVLRSDGVEIDRVVGYYRAPEFTGLVEDYLDGRNTLASMAGAESTQGSDPAFLAKLADRYFEHGLYADAKARYLRLVALDRANKSGLVDDALMSLSRMSRKDGDYATARKYAQKVLDRYPDSDNMRSAFLQVAINWKKAGDLAKARKVFLDYAGKFPEDEDAPYAKEQADTLAVQIARKSGA, from the coding sequence GTGAAGCTGAACGCGGAGGTGGACACGGCTACGTCCGCCCATTACCGCGTGCGGAGCTACCCGACGGTCCTCGTCCTGAGATCGGACGGCGTCGAGATCGATCGCGTCGTGGGGTACTACCGCGCTCCTGAATTCACGGGGCTGGTGGAGGACTACCTCGACGGAAGGAACACGCTCGCCTCGATGGCGGGGGCCGAGTCGACGCAGGGCTCTGACCCTGCGTTCCTGGCGAAGCTGGCCGACCGCTACTTTGAGCACGGCCTTTACGCAGACGCCAAGGCTAGGTATCTACGCCTCGTGGCGCTCGACCGGGCGAACAAGAGCGGCCTGGTGGACGACGCGCTCATGAGTCTTTCGCGGATGAGTCGGAAGGACGGGGACTATGCGACCGCGCGGAAATACGCGCAAAAGGTACTCGACCGATACCCGGACAGCGACAACATGAGATCCGCGTTCCTCCAGGTAGCGATCAACTGGAAGAAGGCTGGCGATCTCGCGAAGGCACGAAAGGTATTTCTGGACTACGCAGGCAAGTTCCCCGAAGACGAAGACGCTCCCTATGCCAAGGAGCAGGCAGACACCTTGGCCGTCCAAATCGCCCGCAAATCCGGCGCCTGA
- a CDS encoding bacillithiol biosynthesis deacetylase BshB1: MKLDILVFGPHPDDAEIGAGGLLLKMKDLGHTTGIIDMTRGDMGWGTPEEREGWGTPEERDKESEEAAKILRLDVRENMDLGDNRIEDTFENRCKVAAILRKYRPEMIFAPYYDLPIGRGLGHNDHFKTGILVSQAFNLAHLRKAPIEGEPYQVKAIFYYFIPPGMRPTFMVDVSPYFKDWMRALSVHRTQFSNPEKPKPKGESPGVTELVDAASRATGFMVGAGHAQSFLSIAALKVKDPMELVRGVEPRP, encoded by the coding sequence ATGAAACTCGACATCCTCGTGTTCGGCCCGCATCCGGATGACGCCGAGATCGGAGCCGGCGGGCTCTTGCTCAAGATGAAGGATTTGGGTCATACGACCGGCATCATTGACATGACGCGCGGGGACATGGGTTGGGGCACGCCCGAGGAGCGCGAGGGTTGGGGCACGCCCGAGGAGCGCGATAAGGAGAGCGAGGAGGCCGCGAAGATTCTCCGACTCGACGTTCGCGAGAACATGGATCTCGGGGACAACCGGATCGAGGACACCTTCGAGAACCGCTGCAAGGTGGCCGCGATCCTGCGAAAGTACCGCCCCGAGATGATCTTCGCCCCCTACTACGACCTCCCGATCGGGCGCGGCCTCGGGCACAACGATCACTTCAAGACCGGGATTCTGGTATCGCAGGCGTTCAACCTCGCCCACTTGCGGAAGGCTCCGATCGAGGGGGAGCCGTACCAGGTGAAGGCGATCTTCTACTACTTCATCCCGCCCGGGATGCGGCCCACGTTTATGGTCGATGTCTCGCCCTATTTCAAAGACTGGATGCGGGCGTTGTCGGTTCACCGCACGCAGTTTTCGAATCCTGAGAAACCCAAGCCGAAGGGAGAGAGCCCCGGCGTGACGGAGCTGGTGGATGCCGCGTCGCGTGCGACCGGCTTCATGGTCGGGGCCGGCCACGCGCAGTCCTTTCTTTCAATCGCCGCACTCAAGGTCAAGGACCCTATGGAGCTGGTTCGAGGAGTAGAACCGCGGCCGTAG
- a CDS encoding DoxX family protein, whose amino-acid sequence MIILSRFSAQIYGLLRIVTGLMFAMHGAEKLFGWPTGPAMTGNPMMLTAAIIEFVGGLMIGLGFGTRIAAFLASGEMAVAYFMVHAKGGLYPIVNHGELAVVYCFLFLYFASMGSGTLSVKSLMKKKG is encoded by the coding sequence ATGATCATCCTTTCGAGGTTCTCCGCGCAGATCTACGGCCTGCTTCGCATCGTCACAGGCTTGATGTTCGCGATGCACGGGGCGGAGAAGCTGTTCGGGTGGCCCACCGGTCCCGCCATGACCGGGAACCCCATGATGCTGACGGCCGCGATCATCGAGTTCGTCGGCGGGCTCATGATCGGGTTGGGATTCGGGACGAGGATCGCCGCCTTCCTCGCAAGCGGCGAGATGGCCGTGGCCTATTTCATGGTGCACGCGAAGGGCGGCCTCTATCCGATCGTGAACCACGGGGAGCTTGCGGTGGTCTACTGCTTCCTCTTCTTGTATTTCGCATCAATGGGGTCGGGAACGCTGAGCGTGAAGAGCTTGATGAAGAAGAAGGGGTGA